In the genome of Equus przewalskii isolate Varuska chromosome 29, EquPr2, whole genome shotgun sequence, the window TCCTTCACTGATTAAAGAAACCACCACTACTTGCTATAAAGACatagtagaaaatatttaccGTGGAGAGAAAAGTGGAATTCAACCATTATGTACTGAGAGGTCCCATGTTACAGAGTCTGAGAGATCACAAGTAATTTCTCCACCACTTGCTCAGGCAATCAGAGATTATGTCAATTCTCTGTTGGTCCAGGGTGGGGTAGGTAGTTTGCCTGGGACTTCTAACTCTACACCCCCACTGGATGTAGAAAACACAAGGAAGAGAATTGATCAATCTAATTATCAAGAAACTGAATCCCTGACTCCTCCACGAAAATTCCCTAGACTCAGTGAAAAGTCAGTAGAGGAAAAGGATTCGGGTTCCTTTGtgggatttcaaaatatacctgAATCTGAACTGATGTCGTCTTTCACCAAAGCTGTtgtctctcactcactcactacCTTAGGCATAGAAATGTCTAAACAGTCACAGCATGATAAAATAGATGCCCCGGAACAGTCTTTTCCCTTCCatgaatctattttaaaagtaattgaggaggagtggcagcaaaTTGACAGGCAACTGCCTTCATTGGCATGCAAGTATCCAATTTCTTCCAGAGAGGCGACACGGATATTATCAGTTCCAAAAGTAGATGATGAGATCCTGGGGTGTATTTCTGAAGCCACTCCACCAGCAGGTATTCAGGCAGCTTCCACTGAGTCTTGTGATAAACAGGTGGACTTAGCACTTTGTAGAGCATATGAAGCTGCTGCATCAGCATTGCAGATTGCAACCCATACAGCCTTTGTAGTTCGGGCAATGCAGGCAGACATTAGTCAGACCGCACAAATTCTTAGCTCAGATCCTAGTCGTGTGCACCAGGCACTTGGGATTCTGAGCAAAACATATGACGCAGCCTCATTTCTTTGTGAAGCTGCATTCGATGAGGTAAAGATGGCTGCCCATACCATGGGATCTTCGACTTTAGGTCGCCGGTATCTCTGGTTAAAGGATTGCAAAATTAATCCAGCTTCTAAGAATAAGCTGGCTGTTACTCCCTTTAAAGGTGGAACATTATTTGGAGGAGAAGTATACAAAGTAATTAAAAAGCGTGGAAATAAACACTAATGGAGTTAAGAATAAAGACATCTATTCTATTATTGATATGGGGAACTTAGCAGCTTTTCTAAGAATTTCAAGTACTTTTATgccaaagttttattttctcttaaagtagTTTTGGTTTCCAGATTGGGCCAATTTCGGTGTCAAGCTTCTACCCATCAAATtacagtaataaataaaaataattgcctACAAAgaactgcctttttttttaagttgcgcAGATGGAAAGCCTGATACAAACAATTTAAAGCTTTGTAGATCACTTTTTTGTCTCAAATAATCCACTCTTTCCTATTAAGACTTTACAACTCTTGAACACTAAAAATCCATTAACTAGAATATAATTAGTCTTCACTGTTTTACATATTACTAgatatcttttcactttctagaaCTTgtctacatttttccttttgttttctcccttttttttttttttttttttttttacttatgtCTACAGTGTCACTCATAATAGTCTAGATCAGTGCAACTCAAAGTGCCGGTCTGCAAACTGTTACTGCTCCACAGACAAGCATGcaccagaatttgaacctagaGGCACTTTTAAGATCGATGACAGGGTTTATTTCTGTGGTAAAATTTTGTTGGCAGAGAAAACAgtgtactaatttacattctgATGCAAGTGCCTCGTTTCTTCATGGACTGGGAGCATACAGTTTgtggactacactttgagaaatagTGCTCTAGACCATAATATTCTGAGATAGTGCATTCCCACCATGGCTGTAGTTTGTCAGATGAATTAGACAGTGGAAAGATGGggcttgattattatttttttttagtaactCTTTCAAGGTATGTTGTACTTCATGGATGATTAGGCTTAATCTAAATTCTAAAAGCAAATTTGTTATTAGATTTTTTAGAAAGATCATAAGAAATACTCTATTCCAGTATCTTGTGTGTCTATATAAAGCAGTATattctgtttacatttttatgattgtAAGATGAATGAGTCTTAACTGTAGAGACATTTGATAAtcaaatttctttgtatttctgtggaaaatagtaGTATTGAGTATAagcaaaatgcagtttcttgggcACTCCTAGCCTTTACTCTATTCTTAGACTATGTCCGTCTTTGCCCCCTTCAGGGAGTAATTTTGTTATTTGTCTTCTGAAatgtacatgtatacatgtaCCTACTAAGcactatgtgatttttttttaatgtattgctgtagaATGCTTCttcaaattcaataaagttgttaaattTGAACAGTTTTGTGTGGTCTCCAGAAACatgttgtatgtgtgttttattctTGGAGTTGCAACAAGTTAGATATTTGTGGGTGAACATCCCTTTTCCATGTCATCATGGAAACTCACTTGACATTTGGTATagttgaaaatattctaattgTTGTGTGGTTTTTCTTCTATTTGAGGACCATGTTATTGGCTGTTggaatttaaatttgttaaaggaATTCATCTATAACCAGATACTTTATTTGTTTAATCAATTTCTGCTCAACTGATGTTGGGTTCTTTATTTTGCCCTTTCTAATTCGTAGATTCTGAGTTAACAGCATAAGATTTTATAATGCTAAGGATTGTCCTAAACATAGATACAATGATAGATCCATTAACAGAAGTATTGGGAGGTGGGGGATGGAGTTGATAACCTTAATCCTAAATAAAGATTGAACTATTTGAACTAACACAGTAAAAATCACTGTTCATTTTGGGGAAGCTTGCAAGTAGACTCTGGACTGACTAGTACTAGACAAGGTAGTTAGCAAGACACAGCTATCTGGACTACTTTTTAGCACAACTGCATTGAGTTTATGCAAAACTAAGTTTTTGTTTAAGAATTGGCTTCATTTCTGTCTAGTAAAAAAGTAATCTAAGAGATTTTTGGTAATACTAATAGAAGTTTTACAGGTAACTTACGTTAATTTTGCTATACTATGATTCAaggccacaaaaatgtggaagtTAATTTTATCAGTCTTTAAAAATCTAGCTCTTCAAATGGTGATAAGATCAAGACTAGGAGAATGGAGTATTGAAGCCTAtaaaaagatgtatatatatttgaattattaGGTAAATAACCATCATGGTGATACGCTAAGGAATACATATGCATTAGCTtctcttgaaagaaatgttaCCTTGTTTTCAttatggggaggaggaagagaagaagtgaCTTGTGATTGGTTGTGCTTTTCTGTGAACAagattcctcccttcctcctcaacTGTACCCGGGTTTTTTATAATCACAtcaaaaaaagggggaaagacTTAAACTTCACTTACGTATTAATGTCATCGCACTTATTTATTGTTATTAGAGGCTTGATATCATAcaggtttttttaattcttaaaattccCTATAGCTTTTTCCCTTCCATATTCCAAAATTTAATAGCTAACCTTTGTTAATATAGTACTAATATGCTGTATGAACAAAGAATGGTTACAACTATgtattttaatgtccttttcttacatctgaatttttttggtaaaaagcCTCCTCAGGAGCAGTTTGAACTCACTTTATGTTTCGGACTACTAGTCccagaaaaaggagaggagaataaATAGGAAGAAATAGTGATCTGATTAAGGACtggaggagagaaacaaaaatagaataaaataagaaatggaaaagaaaagtttgTAAAGACAGAGACTGCAGTTAAAGACTAATTTGCAGTTAAACAGTTTTCGTCTATTGAGGTAATGCCAATAAACAAACTTCTTTTACATATTAATGTGCCTAAAACCAGGGTTCCAAAGAAGTTTCAGGATGACACTGTAGTTTATTATATGTTTCAGAAAGTAATGGTTTCTCCAATGTTATTTCCAGACTCTAAAATAGAGCTCAAGCTTGAGAAGAGAGAACCACTAAAAGGCAGAGCAAAGACTCCAGTAACACTCAAGCAAAGAAGAGTTGAGCACAATCAGGTATCTTGAGTTTTGTGATCCCTGTGTTCGGGTGTAAGTAGTCTGACAACACTAATTTGCCTGTGTCCTAGCCTTTGGTTAATTGTTGACACCAGATTCCAGCGCACTCAATGAAGTGTTCGTTCTATTGTTCATTAAATGGCATTCAAAATGTaaactttgtgtttttttgtcaATAGTGTAGCCTG includes:
- the TMPO gene encoding thymopoietin isoform X1 is translated as MPEFLEDPSVLTKEKLKSELVANNVTLPAGEQRKDVYVQLYLQHLTARNRPPLAAGANSKGPPDFSSDEEREPTPVLGSGAAGRSRTAVGRKATKKTDRPRLEDKDDLDVTELTNEELLDQLVRYGVNPGPIVGTTRKLYEKKLLKLREQGTESRSSTPLPTISSSAENTRQNGSNDSDRYSDNEEGKKKEHKKVKSTRDFVPFSELPTTPSGGFFQDISFPEISTRPPLGRTELQAAKKVHTSKGDPPREPLIATALPGREQLQKLASGGNLFTSSKSSHDRCLEKSSSTSSQHELAAMLVSTAASPSLIKETTTTCYKDIVENIYRGEKSGIQPLCTERSHVTESERSQVISPPLAQAIRDYVNSLLVQGGVGSLPGTSNSTPPLDVENTRKRIDQSNYQETESLTPPRKFPRLSEKSVEEKDSGSFVGFQNIPESELMSSFTKAVVSHSLTTLGIEMSKQSQHDKIDAPEQSFPFHESILKVIEEEWQQIDRQLPSLACKYPISSREATRILSVPKVDDEILGCISEATPPAGIQAASTESCDKQVDLALCRAYEAAASALQIATHTAFVVRAMQADISQTAQILSSDPSRVHQALGILSKTYDAASFLCEAAFDEVKMAAHTMGSSTLGRRYLWLKDCKINPASKNKLAVTPFKGGTLFGGEVYKVIKKRGNKH